A window of the Rhizobium viscosum genome harbors these coding sequences:
- a CDS encoding LLM class flavin-dependent oxidoreductase, whose product MSAEFISVSFPNPSNDLNPIPDAPVDPLYLERYARALDDYGFNYTLIPYSSSSFDPFTIGATVLAHTKAIKIIVALRPNTVYPTVAAKSLATLDQLSGGRVVVHFIAGGSDDEQAREGDFLSKEQRYERQEEYIRILRLAWSSTETFDFDGKYYQFKQFRSAVRPTRGLIPISLGGSSDAAYRIGGSLCDIFGLWGEPLAETKQQIERIYAEATKAGRTDRPRIWVTFRPIVAETDELAWEKAHRVLDQLKNNREKGLHRAPPSAPRPANVGSQRLLDIAARGDVHDRALWYPTVTATNASGATTALVGSPRTIADSILDYIDLGCDLISIRGYDNFNDAVDYGRYILPLVREGIREREEAKKKAAA is encoded by the coding sequence ATGTCCGCGGAATTCATCAGCGTCAGTTTTCCCAACCCCTCGAACGACCTCAATCCCATCCCGGACGCTCCGGTCGATCCTCTTTATCTTGAACGCTACGCGCGCGCCCTCGATGACTATGGCTTCAACTATACGCTGATCCCTTACTCGTCTTCGTCGTTCGACCCGTTCACGATTGGTGCGACCGTTCTGGCGCATACAAAGGCCATCAAGATCATCGTCGCGCTGCGGCCAAATACCGTCTACCCAACGGTTGCTGCCAAATCGCTCGCCACCCTTGATCAATTGAGCGGCGGCCGCGTCGTGGTCCACTTCATTGCCGGTGGCAGCGATGACGAGCAGGCGCGCGAAGGCGACTTCCTCAGCAAGGAGCAGCGCTACGAGCGGCAGGAAGAATATATCCGTATCCTGCGCCTCGCATGGAGCTCGACCGAGACCTTCGATTTCGATGGCAAATATTACCAGTTCAAGCAGTTCCGGAGCGCCGTTCGTCCGACGCGCGGGCTGATCCCGATCTCGCTCGGCGGCTCGTCGGACGCGGCCTACCGGATCGGCGGCTCTCTCTGCGACATCTTCGGTCTGTGGGGCGAACCGTTGGCGGAAACCAAGCAGCAGATCGAACGCATCTACGCCGAGGCGACAAAGGCAGGCAGGACGGACCGGCCACGGATCTGGGTGACGTTCCGACCGATCGTTGCCGAAACCGACGAACTGGCTTGGGAAAAGGCCCACCGGGTGCTCGACCAGCTCAAGAACAACCGGGAAAAGGGTCTGCATCGTGCGCCGCCCTCCGCCCCTCGCCCCGCTAATGTCGGATCCCAGCGTCTCCTCGATATCGCTGCACGCGGCGACGTTCACGATCGTGCGCTGTGGTATCCGACGGTCACGGCGACCAATGCCTCCGGCGCCACCACCGCGCTGGTCGGATCGCCGCGCACGATCGCCGATTCGATCCTCGACTATATCGATCTCGGCTGCGATCTCATCTCCATTCGTGGCTACGACAACTTCAACGATGCCGTCGACTACGGTCGCTATATTCTTCCCCTCGTTCGCGAAGGCATACGCGAGCGGGAGGAGGCAAAGAAGAAGGCCGCCGCCTGA